GCAATCTGTATAGTGATGCAATAGCATTCTGTTCTTTGATTAAAAAGAAGAACTACTCTCATGGTAGTAGATAAATAAAGTAATTAAGCTCAAGTGTTCATGAAGGTGGTTTAGCTCAATTGGTTGAGTATGTGAGTTCCTGTAAACTTCTTGGTATTCATTTCTAtggataaaatgaaaaataacttAAGTGTTTAGGTTAAGGATAATTTAATTAGCATggtttataaactttttaagtatttttcttCTCTAAATCCCCTTAACATGGGAGGGGAGACAAAAACAGGGAGGTGAGGGGATTTTCCTTCTCTTATCCCTTACAGATATTTGAACCAAACAAGGTATTAATGAGTGTCAACATTCAAGAATGCTTTGTATGAAAAATCTGTTTAcgaatttgtttcttattccTACCAAGCTAAAGATAGAGCTTTGCATGGATAGCTCATCtgagattaatttaaaatcctCCAAAAGTTTGATTTTCATTGTAACGATAAAATATGGAGTGAGTAATGTTAACAAATTGAAAATGTTGTGGCATAATTTCCCTCTCGATTGAAACCTTGTTGCTTTTTTTATGAATGCTAACAATGAATTCATTATTATAGGGTGAAATATTAAAATCCATGCAGAATTCACCAAACATGTTTGGTTGGGATTATTTTGTAGaaagtacattttttttttgtttcaagcCCGTAGGAAACCAGAAAAAAAggattaattttctaaaataagttTAACTAAATACACAATAATAGAGAATGAGGCTAACTTGGTTTCATGAGGGTGTTATAAAAGAATGTGTTTATATTACTATCATTTTTTGTAGTTTCAATTATAGcctgcaacatcttttttttctGGATAGGGGTTCCATTGAACACAGCAGCTGCTGTTCTCTGTGttctataaaataatacttGATTAACTCTTTTAGAAATTGCAGAAACATCCAGATGCTGAGACTGTCAAAACCGGTGGGTGCCCAATCTTTAAAGAACTTTGCACAATATTCTCTGAGCCAGCAACCAATGGCAAACATGAATATGTAGCTGCATCTGAGGGTGAATATACTTCTACAACTCCTTGTCCAGAGCCCTTGAACACACACCATGAGGAGTCATCATCAGAATCCCAGGATGAGGAAGATGCTAATGATCCTCAAACAGTTCAACCTACTACACCTACTGAAATTTCTACACGCAAAAGAGGGCGTAAAGGAATTCATGAAGCTATTGCAGATGCCATATTTGAGATGGCGTCTGCTTCAAAGATGAGGGCAGCGGCCCTAGAGCAACAAATTGCGAGATTTAGCATGGCTGACTGTATTAGGGACTTAGATTTGATGCAAGGTGTTGATCGACAACTTTATTTTGCTGCTCTTGATCTCTTCAACAAACCTAATGCTAGGGAGATATTTTTGTCCCTCAAAAAGGATAAACGTTTAACTTGGTTGCGTGGTAAGTGTTCTGTTGCATCCAACTAATCTTGTGCAGAATGAAAAAAGGAGGAAAAAATCTCTTT
The sequence above is a segment of the Phaseolus vulgaris cultivar G19833 chromosome 2, P. vulgaris v2.0, whole genome shotgun sequence genome. Coding sequences within it:
- the LOC137810943 gene encoding L10-interacting MYB domain-containing protein-like isoform X2; translated protein: MAGQFARSRRLEIQQQEQSRARWTTSLTKILATLMVDQVHKGNKHNNLFNKKAWKYICDEFYSKTGLKWDKEQLKNRYSVLRRQYSIVKSILDQSDFSWDESTGSITANDEIWAEYLQKHPDAETVKTGGCPIFKELCTIFSEPATNGKHEYVAASEGEYTSTTPCPEPLNTHHEESSSESQDEEDANDPQTVQPTTPTEISTRKRGRKGIHEAIADAIFEMASASKMRAAALEQQIARFSMADCIRDLDLMQGVDRQLYFAALDLFNKPNAREIFLSLKKDKRLTWLRGKCSVASN
- the LOC137810943 gene encoding L10-interacting MYB domain-containing protein-like isoform X1, which codes for MAGQFARSRRLEIQQQEQSRARWTTSLTKILATLMVDQVHKGNKHNNLFNKKAWKYICDEFYSKTGLKWDKEQLKNRYSVLRRQYSIVKSILDQSDFSWDESTGSITANDEIWAEYLQKLQKHPDAETVKTGGCPIFKELCTIFSEPATNGKHEYVAASEGEYTSTTPCPEPLNTHHEESSSESQDEEDANDPQTVQPTTPTEISTRKRGRKGIHEAIADAIFEMASASKMRAAALEQQIARFSMADCIRDLDLMQGVDRQLYFAALDLFNKPNAREIFLSLKKDKRLTWLRGKCSVASN